In the Methylophilus sp. 5 genome, one interval contains:
- the lepB gene encoding signal peptidase I gives MYFAIFMLVILLVSGVIWLLDILVLRKQRQSAAFGEVADPWYVEYSKSFFPVILLVFMVRSFVVEPFKIPSGSMMPTLLAGDYILVNKFTYGLRVPILNSVFYPVSLPKRGDVFVFHYPPDTSIDYIKRVVGLPGDKIQYRDKQLTINGKVINLDFVQPYQYALNVNDESGNARAVDVTASRLSEQLGDVKHEVLIHDIMNQYSPGSNGARLMQGETITVPAGEYFAMGDNRDNSSDSRVWGFVAEKHLVGRAFFIWFNFDQWRRIGQSIG, from the coding sequence ATGTATTTTGCAATCTTTATGTTGGTGATTTTGCTGGTCTCAGGCGTGATCTGGCTGCTGGATATTCTGGTATTGCGCAAACAACGCCAGTCAGCGGCCTTTGGCGAAGTTGCCGACCCCTGGTATGTTGAATACAGTAAAAGCTTTTTTCCGGTGATTTTGCTGGTATTTATGGTGCGCTCATTTGTGGTAGAGCCATTTAAAATCCCTTCAGGCTCCATGATGCCAACGTTGCTGGCGGGCGATTATATTCTGGTCAACAAGTTTACTTACGGCTTGCGTGTGCCTATCCTGAATAGTGTTTTTTACCCGGTGAGCTTGCCTAAGCGTGGTGATGTGTTTGTGTTTCATTATCCGCCTGATACTTCGATTGACTATATCAAACGTGTGGTCGGCTTGCCAGGCGACAAAATCCAGTATCGTGACAAGCAGCTCACAATCAATGGCAAAGTGATTAACCTCGACTTTGTGCAGCCGTATCAATACGCACTCAATGTGAATGATGAAAGTGGCAATGCGCGCGCGGTAGATGTGACTGCATCACGCTTGAGCGAGCAGTTGGGCGATGTAAAGCATGAGGTGCTGATTCATGACATCATGAACCAATATAGTCCAGGGAGTAATGGCGCTCGTTTAATGCAGGGAGAAACGATTACAGTGCCTGCCGGTGAGTATTTCGCCATGGGCGACAACCGCGATAACAGCTCGGACAGCCGCGTTTGGGGCTTCGTTGCCGAAAAACACCTGGTGGGCCGCGCTTTCTTTATTTGGTTTAACTTTGACCAATGGCGCCGTATCGGGCAAAGTATTGGTTAA
- the lepA gene encoding translation elongation factor 4: MKNIRNFSIIAHIDHGKSTLADRIIQLCGGLEAREMEAQVLDSMDIERERGITIKAQTAALQYKANNGETYYLNLIDTPGHVDFSYEVSRSLSACEGALLVVDASQGVEAQSVANCYTAIELGVEVTPILNKIDLPSADPARVMQEIEDVIGVDATDAVRCSAKTGEGVRDVLEEVVLKVPPPVGDIDAPLKALVIDAWFDNYVGVVMLVRVVDGSLRAKEKIRLMATGAEYLCEQVGVFTPKSLQRTQLSAGEVGFIIAGIKELAAAKVGDTVTLAGRQAPAALPGFKEVKPQVFAGLYPVESNQFESLRTALEKLRLNDSSLQFEPENSTALGFGFRCGFLGLLHMEIVQERLEREYDMDLITTAPTVVYELLLRTGEVVQIENPSRLPEPSRVEEIREPMIVVNLLMPQDYVGPVMTLCNNKRGVQRNMQYMGRQVMLSYEMPLNEVVLDFFDKLKSVSRGYASMDYEFLEFRAADLVKLDIMVNGERVDALSLIVHRANSLYRGRELVSKMRELIPRQMFDIAIQASIGANIIARETVKAMRKNVIAKCYGGDITRKRKLLEKQKEGKKRMKQVGNVEIPQEAFLAILRVEDK; encoded by the coding sequence ATGAAAAATATTCGTAATTTTTCGATTATTGCGCACATTGACCACGGCAAATCGACACTGGCAGACCGCATTATTCAATTATGCGGTGGCCTCGAAGCACGCGAGATGGAAGCACAAGTGCTTGATAGCATGGATATCGAGCGTGAGCGCGGCATTACTATCAAAGCGCAAACCGCTGCCCTGCAATACAAAGCCAATAATGGTGAAACCTATTACCTCAACCTGATTGATACGCCCGGTCACGTCGATTTTAGCTATGAAGTCAGCCGCTCGCTTTCTGCCTGTGAAGGCGCTTTGCTGGTGGTCGACGCTTCGCAAGGGGTAGAAGCACAGAGTGTGGCCAACTGTTACACCGCGATTGAGCTCGGTGTAGAAGTCACGCCTATTCTTAACAAGATTGATTTGCCTTCTGCTGATCCGGCGCGCGTGATGCAAGAGATTGAAGACGTGATCGGGGTCGATGCCACCGATGCGGTGCGTTGCTCTGCTAAAACCGGTGAGGGCGTGCGCGATGTGCTGGAGGAAGTTGTGCTTAAAGTGCCACCACCGGTTGGCGATATTGATGCCCCGTTGAAAGCACTGGTGATTGACGCCTGGTTTGATAATTATGTGGGCGTGGTCATGCTGGTGCGCGTTGTCGATGGCTCGTTGCGCGCCAAAGAAAAAATCCGCTTGATGGCAACGGGTGCAGAATACTTATGTGAGCAGGTCGGTGTGTTTACACCGAAGTCATTACAGCGCACGCAATTAAGTGCGGGTGAAGTAGGCTTTATTATCGCCGGCATTAAAGAGCTGGCGGCGGCCAAAGTGGGCGATACTGTAACCTTGGCAGGCAGGCAGGCTCCAGCAGCATTGCCCGGCTTTAAAGAGGTTAAGCCGCAGGTGTTTGCGGGCTTGTATCCGGTTGAGTCTAACCAGTTTGAATCTTTGCGCACGGCACTGGAAAAGCTGCGTTTGAATGACTCCAGCCTGCAGTTTGAGCCAGAAAACTCAACCGCGTTAGGCTTTGGCTTTCGCTGTGGCTTTTTAGGCTTGTTGCATATGGAGATCGTACAAGAGCGCCTGGAGCGCGAGTACGATATGGACCTGATTACCACCGCGCCGACGGTTGTGTATGAGCTGCTGCTTAGAACCGGTGAAGTGGTGCAAATTGAAAACCCGTCACGCTTGCCTGAGCCATCACGGGTTGAAGAAATTCGTGAGCCGATGATTGTGGTGAACTTGCTGATGCCACAAGACTATGTCGGCCCAGTGATGACATTGTGTAATAACAAACGCGGTGTGCAGCGCAATATGCAATACATGGGTCGCCAGGTCATGCTGAGCTACGAGATGCCGCTCAATGAAGTGGTGCTGGATTTCTTTGATAAATTGAAATCGGTCTCGCGTGGTTATGCCTCTATGGATTACGAGTTTCTGGAGTTTCGTGCCGCAGATTTGGTTAAGCTGGATATTATGGTCAACGGCGAGCGTGTAGATGCATTAAGCCTGATTGTCCACCGTGCCAATAGCCTGTATCGCGGCCGTGAGCTGGTCTCAAAAATGCGCGAATTAATTCCACGCCAGATGTTTGATATTGCGATTCAAGCCTCTATTGGCGCCAACATTATTGCGCGTGAAACGGTGAAAGCCATGCGTAAAAACGTGATTGCCAAGTGTTATGGTGGCGATATTACGCGTAAACGCAAGTTGCTGGAAAAACAAAAAGAAGGTAAAAAGCGTATGAAACAGGTCGGTAATGTGGAAATTCCACAAGAAGCCTTCCTCGCTATCTTGCGTGTAGAAGATAAATAA
- a CDS encoding DegQ family serine endoprotease yields the protein MMKQWVSGVMLACAVTIAMPVVAVEAKDLPDFTELAEKQGPAVVNISITSVVHGAGSVGFPGMPNDENLQEFLRRFGIPGMPGGPGQEGGQDYKTQSLGSGFIISADGYILTNAHVVSEADEVLVKLYDKREFKAKIIGADKRTDVALIKIEATGLPKVTVGDPNALKVGEWVAAIGSPFGLENTMTAGIVSAKGRALPQENYVPFIQTDVAINPGNSGGPLFNLRGEVVGVNSQIYSKSGGSMGLSFSIPIDVAIDISNQLKTNGRIARGWLGIGIQEVTKDLADSFGLKQTSGALIAGIEKNSPADKGGLEAGDIILKFDGKPITTSSDLPRVVATTKPGKVVPVEIVRKGANKTLQLGVGEMPSEQTEAATTSKEPVKPEANKIGLTLRELTALQKKKLNGKNGLLVIESNGAAAQAGIRRGDVILGLNNNESQSVDAFNKQINAVAAGKTVAVLVQRGENTLYVPIKIK from the coding sequence ATGATGAAGCAATGGGTTTCTGGCGTGATGTTGGCGTGTGCAGTCACAATCGCTATGCCAGTGGTAGCCGTAGAGGCTAAGGATTTGCCGGATTTTACCGAGTTGGCTGAAAAACAAGGGCCAGCGGTAGTGAATATCAGTATTACGTCGGTGGTGCATGGTGCTGGTAGTGTTGGTTTTCCTGGGATGCCAAATGATGAAAACCTGCAAGAGTTTTTGCGCCGCTTTGGTATCCCCGGGATGCCCGGTGGCCCAGGCCAGGAGGGTGGGCAAGACTATAAAACCCAGTCATTGGGCTCTGGCTTTATTATCAGTGCCGATGGTTATATTTTGACCAATGCGCATGTGGTGAGCGAGGCCGATGAAGTGCTGGTCAAGTTGTATGACAAGCGTGAGTTTAAGGCGAAGATTATCGGTGCAGATAAGCGTACCGATGTGGCCTTGATTAAAATTGAAGCGACTGGCTTACCCAAAGTGACGGTTGGTGATCCGAATGCGCTCAAAGTGGGCGAGTGGGTGGCTGCGATTGGTTCACCGTTCGGCCTCGAAAATACCATGACGGCCGGCATCGTGAGTGCCAAAGGCCGCGCGCTGCCACAAGAAAACTATGTGCCGTTTATTCAAACTGACGTCGCCATCAACCCAGGTAACTCCGGTGGCCCGCTTTTTAACTTGCGCGGCGAAGTGGTGGGTGTCAACTCGCAAATTTACAGCAAAAGTGGCGGCTCTATGGGCTTGTCATTTAGTATTCCGATTGATGTGGCGATTGATATTTCTAACCAGCTTAAAACCAATGGCCGCATTGCCCGTGGCTGGTTGGGGATTGGTATTCAGGAAGTTACTAAAGACCTGGCCGACTCGTTTGGCCTCAAGCAAACCAGCGGTGCTTTGATTGCCGGTATTGAGAAAAATAGCCCGGCTGACAAAGGTGGGTTGGAAGCAGGCGATATTATCCTCAAATTTGATGGCAAGCCCATTACCACGTCGAGTGATTTGCCGCGTGTGGTGGCTACGACCAAGCCAGGCAAAGTGGTGCCGGTAGAGATCGTGCGTAAAGGCGCCAATAAAACCCTGCAATTAGGCGTGGGTGAAATGCCGAGCGAGCAAACTGAGGCGGCTACAACCAGCAAAGAGCCGGTTAAGCCTGAGGCCAATAAAATCGGCCTGACCTTGCGTGAACTGACTGCGCTGCAAAAGAAAAAGCTCAATGGTAAAAATGGTTTGCTGGTGATTGAGAGTAATGGCGCCGCTGCGCAAGCCGGTATTCGTCGCGGTGATGTGATTCTTGGCTTGAATAACAATGAAAGCCAAAGCGTGGATGCTTTTAACAAGCAGATTAATGCCGTGGCCGCGGGCAAAACCGTTGCCGTGTTGGTGCAGCGTGGCGAAAATACCTTATACGTGCCGATTAAGATCAAGTAA
- a CDS encoding MucB/RseB C-terminal domain-containing protein, which translates to MSPKYDFRRALLPVLFLAAVSQAAVAEEDLWATMQKTASAARELNYQGLFVYHNGAMIRSVQITHIYEGGREFTRNVVLDGRPREVFSEGDDIVIFNAKNDKVVIEKRRGQNLFPAMLPTQLYPLKQNYKLKFVGQERIAGRLAQVIDMIPNDNLRYQYRIWSDAEYGLLLKMSMLDMEGHTLEQIGFNQVAMLHTKDLDWFQPKIDATKPYVMDDTTDLTHTVDNLVVANLPAGYKKVDQIQLKVPGRTAPVQQLIFSDGLASVSLFVEPMVKGMQPRVGKKTMGSTNVYAHVLNGYQLVVVGEVPAQTVEQIAQQVTFKK; encoded by the coding sequence ATGTCACCTAAGTATGATTTCCGCCGGGCTTTACTGCCTGTTCTGTTTTTGGCTGCCGTCAGCCAAGCTGCGGTTGCCGAAGAGGATCTTTGGGCAACCATGCAAAAAACCGCTTCTGCCGCGCGCGAGCTAAATTACCAAGGCCTGTTTGTTTATCACAACGGCGCGATGATCCGCTCAGTCCAAATTACCCATATCTACGAAGGCGGGCGTGAGTTTACCCGCAATGTGGTGCTCGATGGCAGGCCGCGCGAAGTGTTTAGCGAGGGTGATGACATCGTCATCTTCAATGCCAAAAATGACAAAGTAGTGATTGAAAAGCGGCGCGGCCAGAATCTGTTTCCGGCCATGCTGCCGACGCAGTTATATCCGCTCAAGCAAAACTACAAACTGAAGTTTGTCGGCCAAGAACGCATTGCCGGACGGCTGGCGCAGGTCATTGACATGATTCCGAATGACAATCTGCGTTATCAGTATCGTATCTGGTCTGATGCTGAATATGGCTTGTTGCTCAAAATGAGCATGCTGGATATGGAAGGCCACACGCTGGAGCAGATTGGTTTTAATCAGGTGGCCATGTTGCACACCAAAGACCTGGACTGGTTTCAGCCCAAAATTGATGCGACTAAGCCTTATGTCATGGATGACACCACGGATTTGACGCATACGGTTGATAATCTGGTGGTGGCGAATCTGCCAGCGGGGTACAAAAAAGTTGATCAAATTCAGTTAAAAGTGCCCGGTCGCACCGCGCCAGTACAGCAATTGATTTTTTCCGATGGCCTTGCCTCGGTGTCGCTGTTTGTTGAGCCTATGGTTAAAGGCATGCAGCCGCGCGTAGGTAAAAAAACCATGGGGTCGACCAATGTATACGCGCATGTATTAAATGGCTATCAGTTGGTTGTTGTTGGTGAGGTGCCTGCGCAAACGGTTGAGCAAATCGCGCAGCAAGTGACGTTTAAAAAGTAA
- a CDS encoding sigma-E factor negative regulatory protein, with amino-acid sequence MKQQLSALVDGEVDVERCEHIFLAAKSTGEVAQAWRDYHVIRDVIRDDCWVESEMTSRIMAQLDDEPTMLAPQAMAAAEKVTHIRPRLSKYSWSIAASVAAALFVGMFVLNQPQVATTMQIADNDTDEYVVAHHNYAPNSATYYMHSVAYNAGE; translated from the coding sequence ATGAAGCAGCAATTATCTGCCTTAGTCGACGGTGAGGTCGATGTTGAACGCTGCGAACATATTTTTCTCGCGGCCAAATCTACGGGTGAAGTTGCCCAGGCCTGGCGTGACTATCATGTGATTCGCGATGTGATTCGTGACGATTGTTGGGTTGAGTCTGAGATGACCAGCCGCATTATGGCGCAGCTTGATGACGAGCCAACCATGCTGGCGCCGCAAGCGATGGCGGCTGCAGAAAAAGTAACCCATATCCGTCCGCGTTTGAGTAAATACAGTTGGTCCATTGCAGCTTCAGTGGCTGCCGCCTTGTTTGTCGGGATGTTTGTCTTGAATCAGCCACAAGTGGCGACAACCATGCAAATTGCCGACAATGATACCGATGAGTATGTTGTTGCGCACCACAACTATGCGCCCAATAGTGCAACTTATTATATGCACAGTGTTGCCTATAACGCTGGCGAATAA
- the rpoE gene encoding RNA polymerase sigma factor RpoE gives MTVQAANAKQQENKEFDQMLVERAQQGDKRAFGLLVEKYHRKLGRLLSRMIRDQAEVEDVVQESFIKAYRALHSFRGDSAFYTWLYRIGINTAKNYLVSLGRKPQVMQDVEIEDVENFDEGTDMRTMETPETSLMTKEIAQTVNDAIAALPEELRTAITLRELEGLSYEDIANVMQCPIGTVRSRIFRARETIATKLRPLLDTPQHKRW, from the coding sequence ATGACTGTTCAGGCGGCGAACGCCAAACAGCAAGAGAATAAAGAGTTCGACCAGATGCTGGTTGAGCGTGCTCAGCAAGGCGATAAACGCGCCTTTGGACTGTTGGTGGAAAAATACCACCGTAAGCTTGGGCGGCTGTTGTCACGCATGATTCGCGACCAGGCTGAGGTAGAAGATGTGGTGCAGGAGTCTTTTATCAAGGCTTACCGTGCTTTGCATAGCTTTCGTGGTGATAGCGCGTTTTACACCTGGTTGTACCGCATTGGCATCAACACGGCCAAAAATTACCTGGTGTCTCTGGGGCGCAAACCACAGGTGATGCAGGATGTGGAAATCGAAGATGTAGAAAACTTCGATGAAGGCACTGACATGCGCACCATGGAGACGCCTGAAACCTCTCTGATGACAAAAGAAATTGCACAAACGGTGAACGATGCGATTGCCGCATTGCCAGAAGAGTTACGTACCGCAATTACTTTGCGTGAGTTAGAAGGCTTGAGTTATGAAGACATTGCAAACGTGATGCAGTGTCCTATTGGTACCGTACGTTCACGTATTTTTCGGGCGCGCGAAACGATTGCTACCAAGTTGAGGCCATTGTTGGATACGCCTCAGCATAAACGCTGGTAA
- the nadB gene encoding L-aspartate oxidase codes for MNKVFDVLIIGSGLAGQSLALRLADQHRVCILSKRELTLSASNWAQGGIAAVHNSEDSIEAHIKDTLDAGAGLCDSEVTRMVVTNGRASIEWLLQQGVNFTREADDDRLHLTREGGHSHRRVVHVADATGQAVQTTLTDRVREHPNITILEHHIAVDLITTHKLFKQTASDGPNRCLGAYVLNNQTGKVITLSAQYTVTATGGAGKVYLYTTNPDISTGDGIAMAWRAGCRVANMEFVQFHPTCLYHPHAKSFLISEVLRGEGGLLLLPDGTRFMPWHHERAELAPRDVVARAIDFEMKKRGLDCVYLDISHKPLEFIQSHFPNIYQRCLQLGIDISKQAIPVVPAAHYTCGGVMTDMHGRTDIDCLYAIGETACTGLHGANRLASNSLLECLAFSQSCALDIEAQGLQPTISLPDWDESRVTDADEEVLITHTWDELRRFMWNYVGIVRTTKRLSRALHRIHMLRNEVGEFYSNFKVSHDLIELRNLLQVAELIVRCAIERHESRGLHFSKDYPDLLPEAIPSVLAPDNYTSLLD; via the coding sequence ATGAATAAAGTGTTTGATGTCCTGATTATTGGCAGCGGGCTGGCGGGTCAATCGCTGGCGTTACGACTAGCCGATCAACACCGGGTATGCATTTTAAGTAAGCGCGAACTCACCTTAAGCGCCAGCAACTGGGCGCAAGGCGGCATTGCCGCGGTACACAACAGCGAAGACTCCATCGAAGCACACATTAAAGATACGCTGGACGCAGGCGCAGGCCTGTGTGACAGCGAAGTGACACGCATGGTGGTGACTAATGGTCGCGCCAGCATTGAGTGGTTATTGCAGCAAGGCGTGAATTTTACCCGCGAAGCCGACGATGACCGCCTGCACCTGACCCGCGAAGGCGGCCATAGCCACAGACGCGTGGTGCATGTGGCCGACGCCACCGGCCAAGCTGTGCAAACCACCCTCACCGATCGCGTGCGTGAGCATCCAAACATCACTATTCTTGAACACCATATTGCGGTCGACCTGATCACCACACACAAACTGTTCAAGCAAACCGCCAGCGACGGCCCCAACCGCTGCCTGGGCGCGTATGTACTTAACAATCAGACCGGCAAAGTGATCACACTGTCTGCGCAATACACGGTGACCGCCACCGGTGGCGCAGGCAAAGTTTACTTATATACAACTAACCCCGACATCAGCACTGGTGACGGCATCGCCATGGCCTGGCGGGCAGGTTGCCGTGTGGCGAATATGGAATTCGTGCAGTTTCACCCGACCTGCCTGTACCATCCACATGCCAAGTCGTTTTTAATCTCAGAAGTATTGCGTGGCGAAGGCGGCTTGCTGTTACTGCCAGACGGCACCCGCTTTATGCCCTGGCACCACGAACGCGCCGAACTGGCACCGCGCGATGTCGTGGCACGCGCCATTGACTTTGAAATGAAAAAACGCGGCCTGGATTGCGTTTACCTCGATATCAGCCATAAACCACTCGAGTTTATTCAATCCCACTTTCCCAACATTTATCAGCGCTGCCTGCAACTGGGTATTGATATCTCCAAGCAAGCGATTCCGGTAGTGCCTGCCGCACATTACACTTGCGGCGGCGTCATGACCGACATGCATGGTCGCACCGATATTGATTGCCTATATGCGATTGGCGAAACCGCCTGCACCGGGCTGCATGGCGCTAACCGGCTGGCCAGCAACTCTCTGCTTGAATGTCTGGCCTTTAGCCAAAGCTGCGCGCTGGACATAGAAGCGCAAGGCTTGCAGCCAACCATTTCACTACCCGATTGGGATGAAAGCCGCGTCACGGATGCCGACGAAGAGGTCCTGATCACCCACACCTGGGATGAGTTGCGCCGCTTTATGTGGAACTATGTTGGCATTGTGCGCACCACCAAGCGCCTGAGCCGCGCCCTGCACCGTATCCATATGCTCAGAAACGAAGTAGGTGAGTTTTACAGCAACTTTAAAGTCAGCCACGATTTGATTGAACTACGTAACCTGCTGCAAGTGGCAGAGCTGATTGTGCGTTGTGCGATTGAGCGCCATGAAAGCCGCGGCCTGCACTTTAGCAAAGATTACCCTGACTTGCTGCCAGAGGCGATTCCTAGCGTATTGGCGCCAGACAACTACACCAGCTTGCTGGATTAG
- a CDS encoding thermonuclease family protein encodes MIKVWLPAGMLLLASVYAHAAPALVNVIDGDTVIIRDNNLTYHLRLLDIDAPERQQAFGIQSRRSLKQLCEHTSISVHLQGRDLYGRTLGHLYCNNTDASQSQIALGMAWFNARYSKRLELDALQRQAQQQRLGLWQDADPMPPWQWRKQYGQYYRRQR; translated from the coding sequence ATGATAAAAGTCTGGCTACCGGCCGGCATGCTGCTGCTAGCAAGCGTTTATGCCCATGCAGCGCCCGCGCTGGTCAACGTCATTGATGGTGACACAGTTATTATTCGTGACAACAACCTCACCTACCACTTACGCCTGCTGGATATAGACGCCCCCGAGCGGCAACAGGCCTTCGGCATCCAGTCCAGGCGCAGCCTGAAACAACTCTGCGAACACACCAGCATCAGCGTCCACCTGCAAGGCCGTGACCTTTACGGCAGAACACTGGGCCATTTGTATTGCAACAACACTGACGCAAGCCAATCACAAATTGCGCTGGGCATGGCCTGGTTTAACGCACGCTATTCAAAACGTTTGGAGCTGGATGCACTACAACGCCAGGCACAACAACAAAGATTGGGCTTGTGGCAAGACGCCGATCCGATGCCACCCTGGCAGTGGCGCAAGCAATACGGACAATATTATCGTCGGCAACGATGA
- a CDS encoding peptidylprolyl isomerase produces the protein MQVAMNTVVTMTYKLQNSDGDTLEESQEPVAYLHGGYDNIFPKVEEAMHGKNVGDKVEVSLEPEDAFGDYDDALVQIEPASAFPSEDLKVGMQFEGEDETGDVILYTVTDIADGKVVVDGNHPWAGQRLLFTATIASVRSANQEEISHQHVHGAGGHHH, from the coding sequence ATGCAAGTAGCGATGAACACCGTGGTCACCATGACCTATAAACTGCAAAATAGCGATGGCGACACCCTGGAAGAAAGTCAGGAACCGGTTGCTTATCTGCATGGCGGTTATGACAATATTTTTCCTAAAGTGGAAGAAGCCATGCATGGTAAAAATGTAGGCGATAAGGTAGAAGTGAGCCTGGAACCGGAAGATGCCTTTGGTGACTACGATGACGCACTGGTACAAATTGAGCCAGCGAGCGCGTTTCCAAGCGAAGACCTAAAAGTCGGCATGCAGTTTGAAGGTGAAGACGAAACCGGCGACGTGATTTTGTACACCGTTACCGACATTGCAGATGGCAAAGTCGTGGTTGATGGCAACCATCCTTGGGCCGGCCAACGCTTGCTGTTTACTGCCACGATTGCCAGCGTACGTTCAGCTAACCAGGAAGAAATTTCTCACCAGCACGTACATGGTGCCGGTGGTCATCACCACTAA
- a CDS encoding ATP-binding cassette domain-containing protein produces the protein MFRVDIQIHQPYAASSPFDLHACFNLPAGRCLGIMGASGSGKTTLLHSIAGLLVPSSGVIRSGNHTWFDHKQAIQLPPWQRPVGLVFQDGRLFPHMSVEQNLRYGMPSDIARIVLPEVLDVLAIEPLLKRKPGQLSGGEKQRVAIGRALLRQPAVLLMDEPLSGLDDQLKQQVLPYIKRVIATFGLPTLYVSHVADEVAEVADEVLTLAQGQLRQPN, from the coding sequence ATGTTTAGGGTCGATATTCAGATTCATCAGCCTTATGCGGCAAGCAGTCCGTTTGATTTGCATGCATGCTTTAATTTACCTGCCGGGCGTTGCCTGGGCATCATGGGGGCTTCGGGTTCTGGAAAAACAACCTTGTTGCATAGTATTGCCGGGTTATTGGTGCCGTCTTCAGGTGTGATCCGTAGCGGTAATCACACCTGGTTTGATCATAAACAGGCGATTCAATTGCCGCCATGGCAACGCCCGGTCGGCTTGGTGTTTCAGGATGGCCGCTTGTTCCCGCATATGAGCGTAGAGCAAAATTTGCGTTATGGCATGCCCTCAGACATCGCACGGATAGTCTTGCCAGAAGTGTTGGATGTGCTTGCCATCGAGCCCTTGCTCAAGCGCAAGCCTGGCCAGTTGTCTGGTGGCGAAAAGCAGCGGGTAGCGATAGGGCGTGCTTTATTGCGCCAGCCAGCTGTACTACTCATGGATGAGCCATTGAGTGGCCTGGATGATCAACTCAAGCAGCAAGTACTGCCTTATATCAAGCGGGTGATTGCAACGTTTGGTTTACCAACGCTTTACGTCAGCCATGTGGCGGATGAGGTGGCAGAGGTTGCCGATGAGGTGTTGACGCTGGCGCAAGGACAACTGCGCCAGCCAAATTAA
- the modB gene encoding molybdate ABC transporter permease subunit produces the protein MWTLSPAELAIVLLSLKVAACCVLVLVLPSIGTAWLLARKQFWGHALVDALVHLPMVLPPVVLGYMLLVLLGRRGWIGGWLYEQFHIQLTFHWWGAVIASAVMAFPLMVRAIRQALMQVDPLLEQAAQTLGATPIKTFFSITLPLSYHGVLTGGILAFSRSLGEFGATITFAGNLEGETRTLPLAIYSLTQSPEGDAAALRLVVLSVLVSVIALLASQWLERRLLRSQR, from the coding sequence ATGTGGACTTTGTCTCCGGCCGAACTTGCGATTGTGCTGCTGTCGCTGAAGGTGGCGGCCTGTTGTGTGCTGGTGTTAGTGTTGCCCTCCATAGGCACGGCTTGGTTGCTGGCCAGAAAGCAATTTTGGGGGCATGCGCTGGTGGATGCGCTGGTGCATCTGCCCATGGTATTACCGCCAGTGGTGCTAGGCTATATGTTGCTGGTGTTGCTGGGACGGCGCGGTTGGATCGGTGGCTGGTTGTATGAGCAGTTTCATATTCAGCTGACTTTTCACTGGTGGGGCGCAGTGATTGCTTCTGCGGTGATGGCGTTCCCGCTCATGGTGCGTGCGATTCGCCAGGCGCTGATGCAGGTCGACCCTTTATTGGAACAAGCAGCACAGACCTTGGGCGCCACACCCATCAAGACATTCTTTTCAATTACGCTGCCGCTTTCTTATCACGGTGTGCTCACTGGCGGTATTCTGGCATTTAGCCGCAGTCTGGGTGAGTTCGGCGCCACCATTACTTTTGCTGGCAACCTGGAAGGTGAAACGCGCACCTTGCCATTGGCAATTTACAGCCTGACCCAATCGCCCGAAGGCGATGCCGCCGCCTTACGCCTGGTGGTATTGAGTGTGCTGGTCTCTGTGATTGCCTTGCTGGCCAGCCAGTGGCTGGAGCGCCGCCTGCTCAGGAGTCAGCGCTGA